From a region of the Neobacillus niacini genome:
- a CDS encoding tubulin-like doman-containing protein: MSFNVPTILIGLGGIGSNIANMVYGRVPLEQRGRVAIHAFDTDANSISKLEHLRNSATQTSTSHSVNEYLQANPEVLKWFPNNPQIKRKTMTDGAGQVRAVSRLAFRSAMSQGKLNAMWDGIERIFPVDSHAESYNVRVIIISSLVGGTGSGIFLQIALYLREMLERKLNSESVLIRGVFLLPDILVRSNTVDQTEWEAVQGNGYASLKELNAISLSASGNHKQNVTIELEYRPNQIDLEGRTAHAITDKHLPYDFCFLFDYENTKGQHLTNVSEYIDQVARSVYLQLFSPISARSFSQEDNQIRSLVESNGQARYCGAGVASLTYPYEEIVDYCALKWSISGLDGSWLRLDKLFNDEKKRHDDDLRNGIHNEKPKIRELYVKYFEQIVNDQEKPNPFFRQLDYQVHEIEDKGKKGASKADIFLSEVEEYAKKVLKDDVELKEDYEDHCVLDGGKLKIKDRAKQEINRMESALEDYAKEINKKINEYSHFIVYQIIDADYHSPNGANGSRFQLNTWILKKDSPIHPVGVRYLLYSIHNKLIKKISHLKEENRRFKEQIERYQDIYDLDRNDGDVDDAVRRVDKALKQGFVSSVFRNQFKDFIDEYTEKASHQLSTLNRYKYSMLLELVFSALNQSIKEMIEDWQRFFDHLIETRETLLLEINQLARKFDGVSDPTKRYVLANKEMLEQTWERIRQSVDHGFLPDSISQKIYQSLYNRFIERKTNRGAEEFYKETKVEVFFRENVLNFCRNELASKHHDKLDLTITQALRIEASRLGIDPDDYLYKRMKAIEELAQPYVPITNEYRSLKYWGLHTESFNLLSEQLQNELFNEKQIVDDAFKRNEIVCYRAHYGLSVSDFTKFSSGKNGKPPGVYYEAYHRLVSKLNEDENRTITPHLDRNWHLPAYMPDLNPERAELETNRTDRALLLGVIYGWLQLVNSDGKRVYQYSGNQGTKLLLKFGEKVEEDTFNLHEALPHNPVIYDEILERFQETQETQIRNNRDIHEHDFIRGAVEISKVRKDGIRNILDLVLAYDQEFISNPSLTERADRLRQCLLTEICEYFKKVKRTESAKRGAANLIYQLWKESEVRQRTPQDSEEYHKWLNDINNKLNSLNQERVLV; encoded by the coding sequence ATGAGCTTTAATGTTCCAACGATATTAATTGGTCTAGGCGGAATAGGGAGTAATATTGCGAATATGGTATATGGCCGTGTTCCCCTCGAGCAGCGGGGAAGAGTTGCGATCCACGCGTTTGATACTGATGCCAATAGCATTTCAAAATTAGAACACTTAAGAAACAGTGCTACACAAACAAGCACAAGCCATTCCGTTAATGAATATCTTCAAGCGAATCCAGAAGTATTAAAATGGTTTCCAAATAATCCTCAAATAAAACGGAAAACGATGACAGATGGAGCCGGCCAAGTTCGGGCAGTATCGAGACTTGCTTTTCGGTCAGCGATGTCACAAGGGAAATTAAATGCGATGTGGGATGGAATTGAAAGAATTTTTCCTGTCGACAGCCATGCTGAGTCGTATAATGTCCGAGTGATTATTATTAGTTCCTTAGTTGGCGGCACTGGTTCAGGGATTTTTCTGCAAATCGCTCTCTATCTGCGTGAAATGCTGGAGAGAAAGCTAAACTCTGAAAGCGTTCTGATTCGCGGCGTTTTTTTACTACCGGATATATTAGTAAGAAGTAATACGGTTGACCAAACGGAGTGGGAAGCAGTCCAAGGGAATGGGTATGCCAGCTTAAAAGAATTGAATGCCATAAGCTTGAGCGCATCGGGTAATCATAAACAAAATGTGACGATTGAGCTCGAGTATCGGCCGAATCAAATTGATTTAGAGGGCAGGACAGCACATGCGATTACAGATAAACATCTTCCTTATGATTTTTGCTTTCTATTTGATTATGAAAATACAAAAGGGCAGCATTTGACGAACGTTTCGGAGTATATAGACCAGGTGGCACGATCTGTTTATCTCCAACTCTTTAGCCCGATTTCAGCTAGAAGCTTTTCACAGGAGGATAACCAAATAAGAAGTTTGGTCGAATCAAACGGGCAGGCACGGTACTGTGGTGCTGGAGTTGCTTCCTTAACGTATCCATATGAAGAGATTGTTGACTATTGTGCACTAAAATGGTCCATTAGCGGCTTAGATGGCTCTTGGCTCCGATTAGATAAGTTATTTAATGATGAAAAAAAGAGACATGACGATGACTTAAGAAACGGAATTCATAATGAAAAACCAAAGATTAGAGAGCTTTATGTTAAGTACTTTGAGCAGATTGTGAATGACCAAGAAAAACCAAACCCTTTTTTCCGTCAGCTTGATTACCAAGTTCATGAAATCGAGGATAAGGGTAAAAAAGGCGCTTCGAAAGCCGATATATTCTTATCTGAGGTAGAGGAATATGCAAAAAAAGTGCTGAAAGATGATGTGGAATTAAAAGAGGATTATGAAGATCATTGTGTGCTTGATGGAGGAAAACTGAAAATAAAAGATCGAGCGAAACAAGAAATTAATCGAATGGAATCCGCCCTAGAAGACTATGCCAAAGAAATTAACAAGAAAATTAATGAATACAGTCATTTTATTGTTTATCAGATAATTGATGCAGATTATCATTCGCCGAATGGCGCAAATGGCAGCCGGTTCCAGCTTAATACTTGGATTTTGAAAAAAGATTCACCTATTCATCCTGTTGGGGTGCGATATCTGCTCTACAGTATTCACAATAAACTTATTAAGAAGATTTCCCATTTAAAAGAAGAGAATCGGAGATTTAAAGAACAGATTGAACGCTATCAAGACATTTATGATTTAGACCGCAATGACGGTGATGTAGATGATGCGGTTCGACGTGTGGATAAAGCATTAAAACAAGGCTTTGTTTCCAGTGTGTTTCGAAATCAATTTAAAGATTTTATTGATGAGTATACGGAAAAGGCATCTCATCAGCTGAGTACCCTTAATCGCTATAAATATTCCATGTTATTAGAGCTAGTCTTTTCTGCTCTCAATCAATCCATCAAGGAAATGATCGAGGATTGGCAAAGGTTCTTTGATCATTTAATTGAAACAAGAGAAACGCTCTTGTTGGAAATAAATCAATTAGCAAGGAAGTTTGATGGCGTGAGCGATCCGACGAAAAGGTATGTTCTAGCCAACAAGGAAATGCTGGAGCAAACGTGGGAGCGGATACGTCAATCGGTTGATCATGGCTTCTTGCCAGATAGTATCTCTCAGAAGATTTATCAAAGTCTCTATAACCGGTTTATCGAGCGGAAAACGAATCGAGGGGCAGAGGAGTTTTATAAAGAAACCAAGGTTGAAGTGTTTTTTAGAGAGAATGTTTTAAACTTTTGCCGGAACGAATTGGCGAGTAAGCATCATGATAAACTAGATTTAACCATCACCCAGGCGCTCAGAATAGAAGCCAGTCGGTTAGGGATTGACCCAGATGATTATCTATATAAAAGAATGAAGGCAATAGAAGAACTGGCACAACCATATGTTCCGATTACAAATGAGTATCGAAGTTTAAAATACTGGGGACTCCATACGGAAAGTTTTAACCTGCTCTCGGAACAGTTGCAAAATGAGTTGTTTAACGAGAAGCAAATTGTGGATGATGCCTTTAAGCGAAATGAAATTGTTTGTTATCGTGCCCATTACGGATTATCTGTCAGTGACTTTACCAAATTTTCTTCTGGAAAAAATGGAAAGCCACCAGGTGTTTATTATGAGGCCTATCATCGCTTAGTGAGTAAGCTAAATGAGGATGAAAATCGTACAATTACCCCGCATTTGGACCGAAATTGGCATCTTCCTGCGTATATGCCAGACTTAAATCCAGAACGCGCTGAACTTGAAACGAATCGGACGGACCGTGCACTATTGCTCGGGGTAATCTATGGCTGGCTTCAGTTAGTCAACTCTGACGGAAAGAGAGTCTATCAATATAGTGGAAATCAAGGCACAAAATTATTACTGAAATTTGGAGAAAAGGTGGAAGAAGATACCTTCAATCTTCATGAAGCATTACCACATAATCCTGTTATCTATGATGAAATTTTAGAAAGATTCCAAGAAACACAAGAAACCCAAATCAGAAATAACCGAGATATTCATGAACATGATTTTATTAGGGGGGCCGTTGAAATTTCGAAAGTTAGAAAAGATGGAATTCGTAATATCCTAGATTTAGTGTTGGCGTATGACCAAGAATTTATCTCCAATCCTTCCTTAACGGAGCGGGCCGATCGTTTACGACAATGTCTGTTAACAGAGATTTGTGAGTACTTCAAAAAAGTAAAGAGAACGGAGTCGGCAAAACGTGGTGCGGCAAATTTGATTTACCAACTTTGGAAGGAATCTGAGGTCAGACAAAGAACTCCACAGGATTCAGAAGAGTACCACAAGTGGTTGAATGATATTAATAATAAACTGAACTCACTTAATCAAGAGCGAGTTTTAGTATAG
- a CDS encoding ribose-phosphate diphosphokinase has protein sequence MSYQLKKGIKLFSLNSNQSLAKEIAKHLGCEVGRSSVTQFSDGEIQVNIEESVRGSDVYVVQSTSHPNNDHIMELLIMIDALKRASAKMINVVIPYYSYARQDRKARSREPITAKLIANLLEKSGATRVLTMDFHSPQVQGFFDIPVDHLFGIPILSQYFEKKGLEDVVVVAPHNGAVGRARKMAKYLNAPIALIDRRRPEPDVSDIFEIIGNVEGKNVIICDDLINTATTQTLAANALVEHGAKAVYACCTHAVLSQSAVQKIESSAIQELVITNTIEQPEEKRIDKITMLSVAPLLADAIDRIHNERAVSPLFE, from the coding sequence GTGTCGTATCAATTGAAAAAAGGTATTAAATTGTTTTCACTAAATTCTAATCAAAGCTTGGCAAAGGAAATAGCGAAGCATTTAGGCTGTGAGGTTGGGAGGAGCTCGGTCACTCAATTTAGTGATGGTGAAATTCAGGTAAATATCGAAGAAAGTGTGCGCGGCTCTGACGTGTATGTTGTTCAATCCACTTCACACCCGAATAATGACCATATCATGGAGCTGCTGATTATGATTGACGCTCTAAAAAGAGCTTCAGCGAAAATGATTAATGTGGTTATTCCTTACTACAGCTATGCACGTCAGGATCGAAAAGCTAGATCCCGTGAGCCGATTACAGCCAAATTAATAGCGAACCTCCTTGAAAAATCAGGTGCTACCAGGGTGCTGACAATGGATTTTCATTCACCGCAGGTACAGGGCTTTTTTGATATTCCAGTGGATCATTTATTTGGCATTCCGATTCTATCACAGTATTTTGAAAAAAAGGGACTTGAGGATGTAGTTGTTGTCGCACCACATAACGGTGCTGTAGGGAGAGCAAGGAAAATGGCCAAGTACTTAAATGCCCCGATCGCCCTAATTGATCGACGACGTCCTGAACCTGATGTTTCCGATATTTTTGAGATTATTGGGAATGTTGAAGGGAAAAATGTCATTATTTGTGATGACTTAATTAATACAGCCACAACGCAGACATTAGCAGCCAATGCTTTAGTAGAGCATGGGGCAAAGGCAGTTTATGCTTGCTGTACACACGCAGTACTCTCTCAATCTGCTGTTCAAAAAATTGAATCATCAGCGATTCAAGAATTGGTTATAACGAACACGATTGAGCAGCCAGAAGAAAAGAGAATTGATAAAATTACGATGCTGTCTGTAGCCCCATTACTAGCAGATGCTATAGATCGAATTCATAATGAAAGAGCAGTAAGTCCGTTGTTTGAATAA
- a CDS encoding formate/nitrite transporter family protein: MSLYKPDQILEISIKNGMKKTSYPLLTTMLLGFQAGAFISLGFLLYLRVTAPLSEGLSGLSAILGASVFPIGLILILIAGGELLTGNMMVVPLAKFANKITTKQVLQNWFLITVSNFLGAIFVAYFFGHIVGLTETGVYLDSTVHIAEHKVEATFLQAFVSGIGCNWLVAAAVWLSYGSEDMMGKITGIWFPTMAFVAIGFQHVVANMFVIPAAIFAGHLTWMDYLGNFIPVFLGNAVGGALFIGMAYWFAYKKNEYTVIEGTKKTGMLDKKIGL, translated from the coding sequence ATGTCATTATACAAACCCGATCAAATACTCGAAATATCCATTAAAAATGGAATGAAAAAGACTAGTTATCCGTTACTTACAACCATGTTGTTAGGTTTCCAGGCAGGCGCATTTATTTCATTAGGATTTCTGCTTTATTTACGTGTTACAGCGCCACTATCCGAAGGGTTATCTGGACTTAGCGCAATTTTAGGTGCCTCTGTCTTTCCGATTGGACTTATCCTTATATTAATAGCAGGCGGAGAACTTCTCACAGGAAATATGATGGTGGTTCCATTAGCAAAGTTTGCAAATAAAATTACTACAAAACAAGTTCTGCAAAACTGGTTTCTCATCACCGTAAGCAATTTTCTAGGTGCGATTTTCGTTGCTTACTTTTTCGGACATATTGTAGGATTAACTGAAACAGGCGTCTATTTGGATAGTACCGTTCATATTGCTGAACATAAGGTAGAGGCTACCTTTCTTCAAGCATTTGTCTCAGGTATAGGTTGTAACTGGCTAGTGGCTGCAGCAGTGTGGTTATCGTACGGAAGTGAAGACATGATGGGCAAAATCACGGGTATATGGTTCCCAACAATGGCATTTGTAGCGATTGGTTTCCAACACGTTGTCGCCAACATGTTTGTCATACCAGCTGCAATATTTGCAGGACACCTTACATGGATGGACTACTTAGGTAATTTTATTCCTGTTTTCTTAGGGAATGCCGTTGGCGGAGCACTCTTTATTGGAATGGCTTATTGGTTTGCTTATAAAAAAAATGAATACACTGTTATCGAAGGCACTAAAAAGACTGGAATGTTAGATAAAAAAATTGGATTATAA
- a CDS encoding glycosyltransferase family 4 protein, translating to MPRLKIAIITPGVYPIPGNKSSSVELVVQNTSNLLQKDVDVIIFGIKMKKQSIFERNGNITFYRYEFNTKPYIQQVVEQLQHDKPDIIQIENRPRIVRSIRHAFPNAKIILNLHSVKFISPPYMNEQVLINYLNLTDSIMVNSHFLKSYILNRTNCDSEKIFVNHLGVNTEQFKSKWDLDISLTKEMLKKELGLSNNKILLYVGRLIEIKGVHHILEALPELIKADPSIRLLIAGSALEKSTNHTSYINQLKKQTESIKDYVVFTSFIPHDRIHTLFQISDLLLVPSEQNEAFGLVNVEGMSTGIPVIATESGGMPEIIDHGKTGFLIDPSNVREELTKHILDLLSNPEKIQQMGQESVLRVRNYFTWQQTVERLLMLYRKLTEG from the coding sequence GTGCCAAGGCTTAAGATCGCTATTATTACTCCAGGCGTTTATCCGATTCCTGGTAATAAATCAAGTTCTGTTGAGTTAGTTGTCCAAAATACATCCAATCTGCTTCAAAAAGATGTTGATGTAATCATATTTGGAATAAAGATGAAAAAACAATCAATCTTTGAAAGAAACGGAAATATAACTTTTTATCGTTATGAATTTAATACAAAACCCTATATTCAACAAGTAGTAGAGCAGCTGCAACATGACAAACCCGATATTATTCAAATAGAAAACCGCCCCAGAATAGTTAGATCCATTCGTCATGCATTTCCAAATGCAAAAATTATTCTAAACCTTCATTCGGTAAAATTTATCTCCCCTCCATACATGAATGAACAAGTGCTGATAAACTATTTAAATTTAACGGATTCTATTATGGTAAATAGCCATTTTTTAAAGAGTTATATATTGAATAGAACCAATTGTGATTCAGAAAAAATTTTTGTTAACCATTTGGGAGTAAACACTGAGCAGTTTAAATCTAAATGGGATTTAGACATTAGCCTAACAAAAGAAATGTTAAAAAAAGAACTAGGTTTATCCAATAATAAAATTCTCCTATATGTAGGGAGACTAATCGAAATCAAAGGGGTACATCATATCTTAGAAGCACTGCCAGAGCTAATTAAAGCGGACCCTTCTATTCGGTTGTTAATTGCAGGCAGTGCACTTGAAAAGTCTACTAACCATACCTCTTATATAAACCAATTAAAAAAACAGACTGAGAGCATAAAAGATTACGTTGTTTTTACTTCTTTTATACCGCATGATAGGATCCATACATTGTTTCAAATCTCTGATTTACTTCTCGTTCCTTCCGAGCAAAATGAAGCTTTTGGACTTGTAAATGTAGAAGGAATGTCAACCGGTATCCCTGTCATTGCTACGGAATCCGGCGGTATGCCTGAAATTATTGATCATGGAAAAACCGGATTCTTAATAGACCCTTCGAATGTGCGTGAAGAATTAACCAAACACATTCTCGACTTACTATCAAATCCCGAAAAGATTCAACAAATGGGTCAGGAAAGTGTGTTACGGGTAAGAAACTATTTTACCTGGCAGCAAACTGTTGAAAGACTGTTAATGCTTTATCGGAAATTGACAGAAGGATAA